Genomic DNA from Plasmodium chabaudi chabaudi strain AS genome assembly, chromosome: 1:
GTTGTGGGTGATGATAGGATGGAccatattttgaaaaaggTAGACAAAGCAAAAGCGATTTTAACATATAAGCATGAACATGTCAGGCATTTAAAAGAAGTTTATATTAGCTagatttaaattttatgtgATACTTTTTTATCTATAGTTTGAAGTATTGCTTAGAGAACTAATTACTACTTATTTTATACGATTCCTAAATTTTGaagaacaaattaaaaaaaataataataaaacactGAAAACggatgaattaaaaaataaaaatatagataaagaaaattcCCATAACCATATTTATGATTACATATCAGTATACTAagacaataaaaattcatatatagaGTGATGCAAACTAATTTAAGAaagattattattttattcctttacattaaaatttagcatatatatacatgtccAATAAACCtgtacatttttttttattctgaCTTATTCAGCTTTATCATGAAATGGCTGTTTTAAACACATTTGAATTAATCTTACTTTCTgatcatatatatgaacaaatagactcatatataattaatctCTTTGCTTATATTTACTCGAATTTAGTATCATTCCTTAAGAcgtaaacatttttataaataattataataaattttagactgcatatgaaaaaaaaaatattgtcttatttaaatatgtatacatattatatgtttaaCTTTTACTAATTTAGGAGCTCCGATGAATATTTTGTCAAACCAATCACTGAATTGCCCATATCTGAAGTTATTAAAACAGGCCTAATTATTCAtagtatacatatatattctgacactgttcataatatatttatttatttttttttaattgaagATATTAAAGGAGGACAACGATAAAACACATAATATCGATAGActgaaaatatacataaatgtAATCAATACATTGCGCAACATTATTGATAGAATCCATTTATTAAACAACACagttgttaataaaattgtggATTAtggtaaaataaaaatatgactagttcataattatattccatattaatatatataatacatgcacagttcataaaaaaaataattttttttagatatTTTGCTAATATTAATTCCCCTTATTGAGAAAAAGCCTTGGAAACATgatgattatatttttgagcAAAATgagtaataatattagtCTATCCTTGTAATTATGcttttttgtcttttttaaaaagcaGTCTTATTGCatgttatataaacatatattatttatatatgcataatatataactcAATATAGGTGGATAAGAAATGAGGATAACGAATTAGCAACTGTTGAAAAACAAGTACGATTACTAAGAAATGTGTACACAAAAAATgtctataaataaaagaatatatttttttgtaaatgtTATTGACTTTGCACACTCAATAATTTGTTTCCTTTTAGTTGTggattattttgtataccTTAATACTCAATAGGATTTGCCAAGaaaagtaaatatatattaagatttcaaatttatagaaaatgaataaattatgtgaaattcatacaattttaaatttctCTACATTTTGTCTCTCATTAATAGGTATGAAATGACCAATTACAGAaggaataatattttgaaggtattttcaaaaaataaaataatatttaatttgtatGACTGTACATATTTCGTTTTACTTACTAATGTGTAATTACTACTTTTTTTCCTGAACAGCTCAGGAAATACATGAACGAGCATTTATATGAACAGCTACCTCCCATGAAAACTCTccatacatatatagagGTATATAagcaaaattataataaataataaaacatcaTTCCTTTGTATATCGGCATCatattaatttgtattttactGCATTTTcagcatttatatatatcaaaaagtGTTTTTcctgaaaataaaaattcctACCTAATTATTGATGtggtaataaaaattatgaacaaaaatGTATGTATGCATGCATGTTCAGGTACATGCACACACTTTAAAATGGTTGTGTTTTTCCTAGGTTCCCGAAATAtttgatgaaataaaaaatgatatactaaaaaataaaaaacaagtATTATCCatgttaaataatattacaatTTCAAAGGAAGTGCTAGGAAGCATTTCCGAGGTTTATCTTTCTGTCTATGAATTTGATCACCAAattaaaagtataaaaaaattatgactgtacataattttaatgaaattTATCATGCATAATGAATTTAagcaaattttattatttctttttccaCTTATTCAGagtcaaaaaaaaagacaaaagaaaataattctgTTAGCACAAATAAAGATGAGAAAGAAAAAGCTAGTGATAATCAGTATACTTGCAACAGTTGCAAAGAAACGgtaacgaaaaaaaaatatgtatatactaTTGTTTACACTCTCAAGACAATagtataattaattaaaaacttTCCATTTTGAAGGAATATTATGAGAAATACCAATCGGAAAACCTTTTTCATGTgtgtttaaaatattttttttaggcTGAATTACAATGCTCACAATGCAAACAAACATATTATTGTTCGAAAGAATGTCAAGTATGGTCTACCAAAATAtcaatcatatatataataaatttatgttaacaaaatgtttaatttaataaaatgatttttttgtatttcagATGAAAGACTGGTTTAGCCATAGAGAAGTCTGCTCAAGCTATACatgaaattatttatttttttttttcaaaatttaaatgtgGAAGTATagcttataatttttcatggAATAaggtttattttttaagtctACAATtgtttaacttttttttaaatggatgttgtaatgaaaatatatatatgttaaatatttttttcacaaattATGAGGGTAAAGCACAAATGAatgctatttttattataattttttttttttcaaaaataattcaaacaaaaaacggaataaatataaaaacaagcatgaaaataataacaaagaTAAATCGATAAaacaatgataaaaaaatgtatacatatttgaCGATATAtctttacatattttgtgtcattttaaaattatataaactaatattgaaacaaattaaaaaaaaaaacaatatttgcATACCCCCTTCATTTAAttaaagacaaaaaaatgaatttatatgcatgcaCACGTGTATGTGTGTGGATAGTCTAAAAATTCATTGcttaaaataatgataaattatcatttttataaaaacaatgtTTGTATTCTTGTTAAACTATATCTGATTTTGAATTAA
This window encodes:
- a CDS encoding MYND-type zinc finger protein, putative — its product is MDIKDIEFFEYVNNLKNVELLDMFSTKWFEYHKNVVLINVYLHNNNELIDVVGDDRMDHILKKFEVLLRELITTYFIRFLNFEEQIKKNNNKTLKTDELKNKNIDKENSHNHIYDYISLYHEMAVLNTFELILLSDHIYEQIDSYIINLFAYIYSNLVSFLKTSSDEYFVKPITELPISEILKEDNDKTHNIDRLKIYINVINTLRNIIDRIHLLNNTVVNKIVDYDILLILIPLIEKKPWKHDDYIFEQNEWIRNEDNELATVEKQLWIILYTLILNRICQEKYEMTNYRRNNILKLRKYMNEHLYEQLPPMKTLHTYIEHLYISKSVFPENKNSYLIIDVVPEIFDEIKNDILKNKKQVLSMLNNITISKEVLGSISEVYLSVYEFDHQIKTNFIISFSTYSESKKKTKENNSVSTNKDEKEKASDNQYTCNSCKETAELQCSQCKQTYYCSKECQMKDWFSHREVCSSYT